CGAAGTGGCGCGCGAAAAAGGATACTTTGCATAGCTGCATGCATAATGTAAACCAACCCGGGTtcggtccgggcccgggaacTCAGTCCCGAAAGCTAACCGCGCTCGGCGCGCTCTTCAGTTTCGGAGTAGTTCCGGCAGTGCTTAATTACGATGTACGCGCAAAAGTGTTCGCAGTTGGTGGTGACATTTTTTCCGGAACGAGCACCCACCCGTCCCTGCTGCACTGTTCGTCAAATACTTCGGGTTCGCTGGCATCGTTTAATTAAACCTCGAAAACCGAATGCGAGGCCGAGGCCTTCGGCGGAGAGCGAAGAATCTCGGGCCCATAAATCCGGGAGCCTCATTAGGGATGACGGAGCTCTAATTGAAGTAAATTTGGCACAATTAGACAGCTCGGAATTAATAATGAATTAATGCACCGCCATGAAGACGTTGGCAAAGGCAAGCGTAGGACGCGCCGCGCCGATGTCTAATTAGCTTCCGGGGACATCGCTCGCATCAATCACGTGGACCGGATCCACGCGCGTCATAGGCTTCCCGCGGTTGTTGCCGATTAATTTTGCGGAAAGGATTTTGGCGCCCCCCAAAAATAGACACCTTCTGGGCCGGGCTGGAAATAGCATACGCGGTGCAAAAGAATGATTACTTTTTTTGTCGCCAGCTTTACACTTTGCAATCTGCAAGGTGCCACACCGTCCGGGCCAATCCTGAAGTCAACCGATAAATTAGCTCACTGTTTTGGTCTCGCGCGCCTTGGAAGTGACACGTGTTGCGCACGGCCATTTGCTTCCGTTGGTgcgaaaatgatgaaaaatgataagCTTGCCGCTCGCTCATCGCTTTTAATGGCGTGCCTTGTTGGGACACTCCAAGTCACACTCCATCAGCGGGGCGATGCTGGACAGTGTATTTGCGAAACCATCAatgggccgggctgggccggctgGCGGAGTGGCTGTCAGGCTCTATTCgggaaattattttgactCCTCCGCCGGTCGGCCTATTGGGAGGTCGGCCGGATACGGCTTCGGTCATAAATTAGCGTAACTTTCATTGTGAAATcgaaattcatttttcattcgcttttGACGTGATTGATGGTAGCGGGTCGGCGCTAGGAAGGAATTTGATTTTTAagtcatttttattttcgaattaTGCCTGTTTCccgtcaccatcatcaacggCCTCTGGGTCGTTGGGTtaggttgggttgggtggtttGAATAATGATCGTCCTCCTGAGGGGTCTCCCGTTCTGCAGAAGGGTCACTaatctgttccgtttttcttccccatCGTCCCCAGCTCGTTCGAGGTGTACTGGAACATTCCGTCGTTTATGTGCAATCAGTACGGGCTTAACTTTAGCAACGTGAACCGCACCTACTCGGTCCAGCAGAATGCCAACGATCGGTTCCGCGGCAATGCCATCACGATCATGTACGATCCGGGTAAGTTTCCGGCGCTGCTGGAAAAACCGTCCTCCAAAACGCTGTACAAGCGTAACGGCGGAGTGCCACAGGAGGGCAACCTAACCGAGCATCTGGAGGTTTTCAAGCGTCATCTGGACGAGCAGGTGCCGGACAAAAACTTTAGTGGTATGTTTAGTGGAGCCCGTGTTAGTCCTTGAGTGTGCATATCGCTAATCCACCTCTATGGCTAGGCCTTGGTGTAATCGATTTCGAGTCCTGGAGGCCCATCTATCGGCAAAACTTTGCCTCACTCAACCCGTACAAGGAGCTGTCGATGAAGATCGAGAAGGAGCGCAACCCAAGCTGGACCAACGTGCAACTCGAGCGAGAGGTAGGAACCCCACCGATGGCGACAGACGGAGCATTCGTTACGGACCATTATTGAGTCCTTCTGAAAATAATGTACTTTTCTTCTGCGTGCGAAGAAGTTGTTATTCCGGTGGTCAAAAGGGAGAAACGATCGACCTTTTCGGTGCGGTCCCGAAGCGTAATCATTAACCCGTCCACGGTCCAACAATCGGTCGACCGAAATGGGCACCCGAGATGGAACCGGAATGGGAAGCGCAACAGGAACAATTACGAAACCGAAGTATCATCCCCTTTTCCGGTCCACGTCACCGAAATCGAGGGGCCGCTGCTATCTCCTGACGTGGCGATTCCCGTGTTTCACCTCGTTGTTCGTTCGCTCTTTTTAGCTACCTCAATCCGCTACTTGGTCCCTACACAGTGACACTCCACTTTCCTTTATGGCGAATCCCTTTTAcgccaaaaacaaataagCAGGACCAGCCAACCAAAAtggcgatcatcatcgtcgggcgTAAGTGCGAAAGGTCACTCTAGGATATGCCGGCGCCCTTTAAAAAGGGATAATAAATGAGCGTGGAAAAGTCGGATCGAGGACTTCCCGGGGTCCGGCCATAAATATGCGCCAATCAGGCGTACCACAACCCGGAAACGATTCGGTTGCACGTGGTGATTTGTTTACTTCCGTAGGTTCGGTCCCTTCTCTGTGGACGATTGAAGCTGTAGTAAGTTTGTCCCAAGTcacatcgaaaaaaaagctttCAAAAACGCGAGGGTTATTATACTTTGCTTCCTCGcattccgtttcggttgcctTCCTCTAGATCAATTTATTTCGATCACTTTAGGCCCGAGCTCCATGGACGAGATTTTGGTCTACCGACCAAAGCTTTGGCCTTCCCTTTTGGGGCACAGGCTAGGTTTTATCTATTCTGCCACTTTCGACTGATTTATAACGGGCTTTTGGGGCCGCAGCGAACCCCCGCACGGAAACAGATTCACGGCGATTCACAATCTCCGGCAACTAGGCAACCAGTTCCGGTCCCAAGAACCTGGGGAAGCGGAGAAAGCGATCGGAAAACTTTCACCTGGTCAGTTTTATGGCGGCCGGAATGAAACATCCCTTTAGGGAATTCGGACTGCCCTAGAGTCCCGGGTGGACTCTTGAAGGACTCGGACCCCATTTGAATGAACTGATAGGGCGCAgtgttaaaaaaatgtaagaCATGGAATGCAACGAGCGAGAAAGTCATCGAAGGCACGGTAGCCTTCGGATTCCGTTATAAATTAATCTTCGCTTATCTCACTCCTACACGAAAAAGGATACACCGAACGTCGGTCGAATGCCGGGTTTACCGAGAATCTTACTCGACTTTCACGGTCATCCGGCCCACTTCTATCGGGATCGGGCAAAGTAAATGAAGCACGAATTCGCGGAAGGATTCGACTACTCGTCAAACACTCGGCGGACCCAGGACCCAGGTTTCGTGAACACGCTCGTTACGTCACACGTCGctagaagaaagaaaaaactcaTTCTGAAATGTGTGTTGTGCATTGCATTTCCTCGACAATGGGCAACTTCCGTTGGCGATTCCCATTGCACAGTGCTCGTGGAACACCTATCGCTTCTGCCGGAactggaaaatatgaaaatccCTTGATCCCCGCCATCGGAGATGATCCTTTGGCACGAGCACGAGCGAAACGATTGTTTCAACTCGCCAGGGCTGGGCAGCTGTAAAAAAGCGTAGATGTGCCGCCGGTCACGCACCGGAAGGCCcaaaaaagccggaaaaaaTCATCATATTTTCGAGCCAGACCTGCAACAGGGTACCGATTTCCATCTTCGAGCTGATACCAAATCAAACAGATGGCCACCGTTGGATTCTGCGGAAGCAAAGCTTCGATTCCGTTTGACCGTTAGAAGGTCGTTGGTAGAATGAtcgaaaccggttccgggacCGGCTCTGAGTCGGAGTGGGCCCAAAATCGAGAGAAGATTGATTATCCGATCAGGGAGATTATTATCTTTGGGGTCGGCCTGGGTACCGGAAGGTGCAGCTTTTTTCCGGGAGCGCCCGATCGCTTATCGATGCATTTTTTACAGCATATCGTTTATACCAATAGCTTCCACAGTGTTAGTATCATAATTATACTTTAAGCTCACAGTACCTAACGAATCCTGTTTCACCGCCCAATGTTCTCTACTTCAAGTACTCCAACGGCCGACATTCGATCGATTGTCACCCAGCTACCAATCCGACCGCATGAAATAGTAACCCTCGTTGCGCCACACAAACGTCCCAGCCTAAAAGCTCCTTCTATGGCCTTGCCAtggcaaaaaaaggataaataaCTCGACTGCTACGGCGGTCTGCCATTTTAGATCCCGTTTTTTAATCGACCGCTTACCGCAGGtttaaatcgatttttccacgGCCCACTGCCATTCTGTGGCCATCATTTTGGTTGATGTGCCCATCACGGGCGCTCGTTAGCCCCTGTGAGGGGATTTATTGCTTCCGGGCTTCCAACCACGCTCCAaccaaaccgcaaccgcagtCAAATGTCAACTGTGGGTGTGCTTATGTCGCATGTTACCGAGTAAAATGCACCGCAGTTGTCGGGTCCAAAAATTCTAAACTTCTTCAATTGACCGCGGTCTGGCGAATAGCTCGCCAGCAACCGCAACACCGCCATTTTGGGCGAGtataaataaattcaccaAATTCGCTAGCGTTCGCCATTTCCTCGACCCACGGCTCGTCTCGAAACCAACCCTGAATTGCGGTTTGCTGCTTCCAAGCGCGTCTCTCAAGACCGGACAAGgacacggccaccggccccaGCAGCCCGGTCCGACCGGGACGTGGCCACAAGTAGCTTTCCGATGGAGTGTAGCTTTCGGTCGGTAATTTTGCGGTGACCTCATCATCGTAGTCCGGAAAGATGGCATAAAAATGTGGGACAAGCACTCGACAgcagctgccggtggtggagggaAACTGTATTAAATTTCGCACACCTCGCAGCGGCACGGCGGGGCACTAATTAGATCCTTCCTTTCGGAAGGATGATGCTTCACGAAACAAATGAAAGGTTCGGTCGTTATTTTCCCGTAACCGCTTCAGACCAATTTCAACCAACCGCAGCGCACCTGGGTCCGTGATTCATTTCGCTGCTACTTTCGGCGCTGTAATCGCTATTTGAAGCACTTCCAAAACTCTCGaccaacattgttttctaatgttttTCTGAGCGGGATTTTGAAGCAACTTTTAAGTCCGACTGGAATGGTTTTAGAGgcttttgttccttttttttaaagtacCCGATCGGCGTCCCTCAAAACGAAGGACCTGGGAGTTGAAAACTTTCTGGTTTGGGCGCAACAACAATTCAAATTCGACCCGAGCGCCTATCGGTCGGGATTGTCGCTGGAAGCTTTTTTCCCATCCATTAACCCGTTTCGGTCAACCAACTCCCGGAAAGTAGTATCCCGGGGCGACGGGCATGGTTGAACTTTCCCAGGAAGTTCCTCCTCCGGGAGGTCCAATAAAACTTAATTAATATCCTTTGCGATATTAGTTTTAGCAGTTGGAAGCGGCTTATTACTCCcaattggaaaacaaactgCCCTTCGCGCTCGCTGTTGGGGGACCGAACCAAAAATAAACTCGTTGGCCAACAGGGACACCTCTGACACCCAttgtgtgaatgtgtgtaAAAGGGCCGTAAAAAGCGAGAATTTTTCGGTTGGTCGCATCCGTACGCTGTGCGAACATAAAACAATAGGGTCGGGGCCCCGTTGTTATAACGGCTCAACTTATGGTGCAATAACTTGCCGAGCGCAACGAAACATCGGAGCAATTGTTTGCTGGGGACAACACAGGATGCTAGTATTGAAATGTCGTCCACTGGCCATTCGACTCGAAGACCGTCTTGAAATTGGTCCCGAACCGGTGGTTCGGTTCCAGAAATCTGTCACGGATGACAAGTTAGCCCCGGTGGAGTTCGGGCGGGTTTGCAAACCTTTCTCTGCGAACCGAACATCTTATCAGCAACGGTGACTGGGCATCCTCGGCAGATGTCCTAGGACTCCTTATTGTATCCCATTTGCAACCGGCAACCGTAACACCAGAGACACCCCGAACTGTGGTGacaagaaaagaacgaaatCACCCCCGACTGGCAACAAAGACTCCAACCGAGAACTGCAGAAACCAAttcccaccggaagtggaacggACAACAACCACATTCCGCGCTACGCCTCGGGTTGCGCCTGCCCGTCGGGGGCACTAATTTCACTTCCGTTTatcttcattttattttcgttgaTTTACCACAGGCAACAAGGCGCTGGGAGGAAGCGGGCCGCAAGTACATGGAGcaaacgctgctgctggccaaagAGCGCCGGCCCCTGGCGGCCTGGGGTTACTACGGTTTGCCCTACTGCTTCAACCTGAACGGTGGCCCCAACAACCAGGAGGACTGCGCGAAAGACGTGCAACGGGAAAACGACCGGTAATGTAGACGGACTCCGCTTTGCTGCACAACCCAGGACACCATCCATAGGGCAGTCGCATAGCTGGGTCCGgcacgaaagtgaaacaatcCTTCCCTTTCCGAATCCTTTTGCTGGTTGCACCACTATCGCAGTGTGCTTTTGCGGCGGTCCACAGTACTCCGGTGTAACGAATGCATCCTCATCGGCTGCAAAAAGCAAGTCCCTTTTGTCCGAAACCTATTCAGCCAAAATCTGTGCCAGAAGGAGGATGCAAACGATACCGCGGTTCTGAACGTAAAGAAGGATTCATAAATTATCGCCAGCTCTTCAACACTTTACCGGCCGGCCATCCGGACTAGGCGAAGACTAAAGCAGTTGCTTATCGTTTCGACTTGGATAAAGCAGTTCATAAAGGCGTTTGATGCTTTAAAAAAAGCGCCTTCGTAAAAAACGAAAGTCGCGCAGGCTTGGATGGCATGAATATCGTGTCAATTCGACCTACCACTTGGTGGTTCCTGTAGGATAAAATATAAGAATCGCGGAAGCAGTCCACATGCGAAGTGATCGATTTTAATCTGCAACAATCCACCTCTGTTTCGTTCCAGCATCATGTGGCTGTTCGATGCGTCCGATTTCATCTATCCTGCGGTATATCTGCGCGAGAAGCTAACACCCAAGGAGCGGCAGATGTTGATCCGCGGTCGAGTGCGAGAGTCTGTCCGTGTTGGGAAGCGCACCAGCGATCATAGAGCTCGTAAGGTCATTACATACCTACGCTACGTATACATCGACTCGCTAAAGCTCCTGACCGAAGTAAGTAAACGACCAGCGTTTCCCCTGTGCAGTATCCATTTTCGCACTTCTGGGTAATGATGTTCTCTGGAGAGCCCGTTGATCCATGTAGTTGAAATTTCCCGATATTCCCGGATGCTGCTTTGCGAGTAACTGATACGGATTGAGAGGTGTCCCGTTCGCAAAGAGCAACTAGCCACGGATGGCCATGACCAAACCTTTGTGACTGAAAAAGGAGAGAGAATAGTTGGCAAACTGTTGTTATTTTAAGAACAGCGCACTTCCTTGCCAAGGTGCACTTTTCCTTCCTACGAACTTTGGCACCTTAATGGGTCAGTTCGGTGTCAGTGTTTATCATGCTTCTCGGTGCACCGGAGCAAGGAAAGCCCTTTCCTGGCTCTCGACGCGGACACCGCTGACAATTTAGTTTGTAACACATTTTTGTACGTGCAGGCAGAGAAAAAACACCACTCCACGGAGTACGGTGACGGGACGGTGTCCTATCATTAAGCTCACGCGGAAACAGTGCAAAACTCAATTACAGCGTACCGAGAACACGGGCGCAAACCAAGGTCCGTGTACCGTGAGCCACCCAAGTgtcggagaaagaaaaacatgccCACTATGCACCAACTTTCACGGGGACGAGAAAGTTACAGTTCCTTCTGCAGACGCGAAGATCCGATTTGAACGAACTCTAAAAAGTCACCGACGGAAAACTTGTCTCCCAAGTGCTCGGAAGAAACAGATTGAGCACCGGTGGTGCAACTGTAATCGACAAAAGCCTTTTGATGTGTTGCGGCAAGCCCTGGCACCGAGCGAAAACTGAATGCTTCAAgtacttttttttatatttgatCGACAGCCCCCCGGAGATTGGCCTGCTGTAAAATGTTTAAACTTCGCACATTACGACGAGAATTAATCAACCTTCTTATCAAATCGCGGGTGGCCACATTCTCccgccaaaaaaaaggcacataAAAACATCTTAATGATTGGCCACAAACTTTCGTACTTCGCAAAAGTATTCGCGGCACGCCATTGAGCAAACGTCACCGTGGGACTTTttgacggacgacgacggcagcgacggcgcACTCTGTCCTCGGAACTCTTCTCCTTGCAAATCTCGGGCACGTGGAAGCCACTCGAGATGTCGGTGGGCCaactttttaattattttctcatCTCTCGCTGGCGAAACTGGCGAGACTCACGGGGTCCAAAACATGGGCCACACGCTTCCGGCCGATCTCTCCGTTTGCGTCAGAGACTGTAAACGAGTACGCGCGTTCGAAACAGCGCCGCAGGATGGCGAAcaggacaacaaaaacaggCGCACCTCACGGGAGACGGGGAGGCCCAAGAAAACCGTTTGAGCCGGCCGAAGAAATTGTCGAGCGCTGGTGACATGCATTTTATGCCTCGCGTTTTTCCTTACTTACTCCTTTCTTTATTTCGGGACGCTCAATTTTTGCTCCTcatttccgcttttccggacATGCTTGTTCTCTGACGCTGGGTCGCAGCACGAGGAAATTAAGTTTTGAAtttggcaaagtttttgtTGTGAGCTTTGTTATGATCTGaggttttcgctttctttttgttctgtCGGATTGGCGCGAGCCggtgaaataaatttcctATGGGAAATTGCGAAATTAAGTAAGGATCAGTATCGGCACCACGCCggtgctgacggtggccgccagccagccaaccagcccaTTGTCAgtcagcccggcccggtgaatttgaatggaacaaaaaccaTAACAAAACGGTAATCCCATAAAACCCGGGGTATTCGTTCCGGAGCTGGAATTTTCGCGCCGGAAATGAACACAGTTTGAGCTCAGCCGGACGCGCTCCATTTGACGCACGTCTGtgcttttgattttctttccctcccAAAACGTCAAACGACGTTCGTCTAGGGATGGAAACATTGGATGGAAAAAGTTGCCTGACGCGGCCCATCACCGGGCGTAGCAATTGCTGAATTTTCGGCAGTTGATGAAAAAGTTATGATTGGTGCCAAGTGAGGTGCCGCGGCACGGGATCTCTTATGTTTTTTGCATTACGAAGGTGGCCGACACAATATGCACAATCTTTTACAGCAGCAACTCGGAAAGCCTTGAGGCAAAGCAAATCAATATTAAGATGTAAAAGCACGAGTTGGTGTTTTAGCAAATAAACTTAAACagcaaaatattgattcaTGTTGGAAAAGAATTCAAAATGGCAACTCATTAGCATGCTAGCGATTACATTTGTTCTACTTTAAACGGCTTAAAGCCGTGACTGAAAGCAAACAGTACTGGagtgataatgataatgattacGACTCATTTCGATTTGCCGAGAAGTTCAATGGCGCCACTAAAAGTCCTGCCATCGATGCTCGTATAATGTGCATAACCATTAAGCCGTGCCCCGAAGACCAACGttcccccccccgggggcgctGCAAATCGGTCGACGGTCGTTAGGTGGCCACTGTG
The nucleotide sequence above comes from Anopheles bellator chromosome 1, idAnoBellAS_SP24_06.2, whole genome shotgun sequence. Encoded proteins:
- the LOC131206310 gene encoding hyaluronidase Tab y 2.0101-like, whose product is MANKMDALMSTALWTLLLLQGLAPVFSFEVYWNIPSFMCNQYGLNFSNVNRTYSVQQNANDRFRGNAITIMYDPGKFPALLEKPSSKTLYKRNGGVPQEGNLTEHLEVFKRHLDEQVPDKNFSGLGVIDFESWRPIYRQNFASLNPYKELSMKIEKERNPSWTNVQLEREATRRWEEAGRKYMEQTLLLAKERRPLAAWGYYGLPYCFNLNGGPNNQEDCAKDVQRENDRIMWLFDASDFIYPAVYLREKLTPKERQMLIRGRVRESVRVGKRTSDHRARKVITYLRYVYIDSLKLLTESDWINAIEAMKSAGSQGIILWGSSFDLNSKQKCIDFKAYMDNTLGPILSSLQPSYTVKNPPTA